A single Euwallacea similis isolate ESF13 chromosome 1, ESF131.1, whole genome shotgun sequence DNA region contains:
- the LOC136409059 gene encoding cytochrome b5-related protein-like, producing the protein MPPHSFEPSSSLGINPPSRRAKNQSVDMWLEDKVGTDNAEGLWRVHNGIYDLTEFVHKHPGGSEWLELSKGLDITEAFEVHHLSTYPAEVLKKYFVREARNKRNAPFTFKENGFYKTLKREILLVLPNLPKKRINFSNLMIDCFLVVLFLLSTLAAKYWSFLIGTLAGNFLAFLTIAAHNYFHKKDNFRMYYFNFSLQTVREWRISHVLSHHMHTNTIDDYEISSWEPFLQYMPIKKTQLQRYGQWFIAPFMWISGFHRALISRISEYLEGRRNHIKWTDFIAFLLPLFMYFFSGQTLGGTFLMWNFIVMIGSTHLFFVGLHAAHHHPEIFHDGDQPRSQDDYDWGISQLDAIMERKEITGSPFLVLTNFGDHALHHMFPTLDHGVLDYLYPTFKKVLNQFDTNLRMVSQLDTIYGGFRQLIKVAPSDLPPNLKKYDLKKYK; encoded by the exons atgCCTCCTCATTCTTTCGAGCCCTCCTCTTCCCTGGGGATCAACCCTCCCTCGAGAAGAGCCAAAAACCAATCCGTGGACATGTGGCTGGAAGACAAAGTGGGCACGGACAACGCCGAAGGCCTCTGGAGAGTTCATAACGGAATCTATGATTTAACTGAATTTGTTCACAAACACCCTGGCGGAAGTGAGTGGTTAGAGTTAAGCAAG GGGTTAGATATCACTGAGGCGTTTGAGGTGCACCACCTCTCCACTTACCCGGCAGAGGTGCTTAAGAAGTACTTCGTAAGGGAGGCTCGCAATAAAAGAAACGCTCCCTTCACCTTCAAggaaaatggattttataaGACTTTGAAGAGGGAGATATTGCTGGTTCTGCCCAATCTGCCCAAAAAGAGAATCAACTTTTCGAACTTGATGATTGACTGCTTCTTAGTAGTTCTCTTTCTGTTATCAACTTTAGCAGCTAAGTACTGGAGCTTTCTCATTGGGACCTTGGCAGGAAACTTCCTCGCGTTTCTTACCATAGCTGCACACAACTATTTTCATAAGAAGGACAACTTTAGGATGTACTACTTCAACTTTTCCCTGCAGACCGTCAG GGAGTGGAGAATCAGCCATGTACTCAGTCATCACATGCACACAAACACTATAGACGACTACGAAATATCCTCGTGGGAGCCATTCTTGCAGTACATGCCCATAAAGAAGACTCAATTGCAGCGCTACGGACAGTGGTTCATCGCCCCGTTCATGTGGATTTCTGGGTTCCACAGAGCTTTAATTTCACG GATATCGGAGTACCTGGAGGGAAGGCGAAACCACATTAAGTGGACCGACTTCATAGCTTTCCTCCTCCCTCTCTTCATGTACTTCTTCAGCGGACAAACCCTCGGGGGGACCTTCCTTATGTGGAACTTCATAGTGATGATAGGAAGCACACATCTGTTCTTCGTGGGGTTGCACGCTGCCCATCACCACCCGGAGATCTTCCACGATGGCGATCAACCCAG gTCCCAAGATGACTACGACTGGGGAATCAGCCAGTTAGACGCCATCATGGAAAGGAAGGAGATCACCGGGTCTCCATTTCTGGTGCTGACCAATTTCGGAGACCACGCCCTGCATCACATGTTCCCAACGCTGGATCACGGCGTTTTGGATTATCTTTACCCAACATTTAAGAAG GTACTCAATCAGTTCGACACCAACTTGAGGATGGTGTCGCAGCTGGACACCATTTACGGAGGGTTCCGGCAACTGATCAAGGTGGCCCCGAGTGACCTTCCTCCAAATCTGAAGAAATACGATCTTAAGAAGTATAAGTGA
- the ppk17 gene encoding acid-sensing ion channel 4-A, whose product MFGLVKVKKCLSSPNHFIKLLVVISCTCFSIYQVGQCVKRLLSPPITTYYGFNLNESMTYPSVTICRKSGFKNELFPKFGLKTGQELNMVGVFHNFDFENYTIQDFLNETTYHFNEIFKLYAYNGMGLLLADIEWMSFYSTKHGQCFIFTPQKTSQTYNMGGGWWFYLLHDKLERLVDSGGESQYGFHIYLHDPNEILTSAEEQDDSYLEYIYIESMEDMRIHLRHQEFYRVNVNENPCIDPAVQPHYSRSRCMEECFFYQITNTTNCTLPWLWMIPDDFLPQCNDADSVTMLINLFLKQNRKNLIKNCSCPMSCHVSIYTPTIVSRRTVEDTTEPHSFIAVYYTNNLVTLMKEMIGYNFTAFISDIGGSLGFLLGLSVVGLIKVLEKLVCSFIKTYYKKKKKPEEDHYSDTQSNMRSSFSGSTKIVDNISLGKRNNEKMQHNMNLYDNLKDFDSDDFKYYQKTLIAKSSGSRF is encoded by the exons ATGTTCGGTTTGGTGAAAGTGAAGAAGTGTCTCTCCAGCCCTAATCACTTCATCAAGTTGTTGGTGGTGATTTCTTGCACCTGTTTTTCGATTTATCAG GTGGGGCAATGCGTGAAGCGGTTGCTGTCACCTCCCATCACCACCTATTATGGATTCAATTTGAATGAGAGCATGACGTATCCATCAGTAACCATTTGTCGGAAGTCCGGGTTTAAGAACGAGCTATTTCCA AAATTCGGACTCAAAACTGGCCAGGAATTGAACATGGTGGGGGTATTTCACAACTTCGATTTCGAAAACTACACCATCCAGgattttttgaatgaaacaACGTATCACTTCAATGAGATTTTCAAGCTGTACGCATATAATGGCATGGGGTTATTGCTGGCAG ACATAGAATGGATGTCTTTCTATTCCACCAAGCACGGCCAATGCTTCATCTTCACCCCCCAGAAAACCTCCCAAACTTACAACATGGGAGGGGGCTGGTGGTTCTACCTACTTCACGACAAACTCGAAAGACTTGTGGACAGTGGCGGGGAGTCCCAATATGGATTTCACATTTACTTGCATGATCCTAACGAAATACTGACCT CTGCAGAAGAACAGGACGACAGCTACTTGGAATATATCTACATAGAGTCTATGGAAGACATGAGAATCCACTTGAGGCATCAGGAATTTTACAGGGTGAACGTTAATGAGAACCCCTGCATCGATCCCGCAGTCCAACCACATTACAGCAGATCGAGG TGCATGGAGGAGTGTTTCTTCTACCAGATCACCAACACCACCAATTGCACTTTGCCATGGCTTTGGATGATACCGGACGACTTCCTGCCACAATGCAATGATGCGGATAGCGTCACTATGCTCATCAATTTATTCCTCAAACA AAATCGCAAAAATCTAATCAAGAACTGTTCCTGCCCAATGTCCTGCCATGTGTCCATCTACACCCCCACGATTGTAAGCAGGAGAACAGTGGAAGACACCACTGAGCCTCACAGCTTCATCGCCGTGTATTACACCAACAACTTAGTGACTCTAATGAAAGAGATGATAGGTTATAACTTCACGGCCTTTATCTCAGATATCGGAGGATCTCTGGGATTTCTATTAG GTCTGTCCGTCGTGGGCTTGATCAAAGTCTTGGAGAAGCTTGTCTGTTCATTCATCAAAACTTACTacaagaagaagaagaaaccgGAGGAGGATCACTATTCGGACACCCAGAGCAACATGAGGAGCAGCTTTAGTGGGAGCACGAAGATCGTGGACAATATCTCGCTGGGGAAGAGGAATAACGAGAAAATGCAGCACAATATGAATTTGTATGATAATTTGAAGGATTTTGATAGTGacgattttaaatattatcaGAAAACGCTGATTGCTAAGAGCAGCGGCAGCAGGTTTTAG